A stretch of Rhizobium sp. TH2 DNA encodes these proteins:
- a CDS encoding ABC transporter ATP-binding protein encodes MTENAAGDLSPLLEVRNITKLFGSFAACSGIDLKIAPGEIHALLGENGAGKSTLVKMLFGVLTPSSGEIFWNGAPVTIGSPGEARKTGIGMVFQHFSLFEALTVAENIALSLDANIPLSKIAQEAEQLSKAYGLPLDPNSHVADLSVGERQRIEIVRALLQNPKLIILDEPTSVLTPQEADKLFETLMKLKAEGRSVLYISHRLEEVQRICDKATVLRHGKVTGACDPRQETPASLARMMVGSNVAAVEKTVSDASGPIGLETRSLSAAGRSPFAVALKNVSLDVHAGEVLAIAGVAGNGQGELFDVLSGEYTVPDNDAVKIRGTSVGRAGISARRLLGAAFVPEERHGHGAVTAMSLSDNMVLSRNVSDRKAFLAGGALRIIRSSTIKAATKRICEAMDVRKSGEDPAAGSLSGGNLQKFIVGRELDRQPNVMVVNQPTWGVDAGAASRIRQALVDLAKAGSAVLVISQDLDEIFEVATHVAVIHDGKLSTVYPAAEMDREKIGLLMGGMDAHREPVNAH; translated from the coding sequence GTGACGGAGAATGCCGCGGGCGACTTAAGCCCGCTCCTTGAGGTGCGAAATATCACCAAGCTCTTCGGGTCGTTCGCGGCCTGCAGCGGGATCGACCTCAAGATCGCGCCCGGTGAGATTCATGCATTGCTCGGGGAGAACGGCGCCGGCAAATCCACCCTGGTGAAGATGTTGTTCGGCGTTCTGACGCCGAGTTCCGGCGAGATTTTCTGGAATGGCGCGCCTGTGACGATCGGCAGCCCCGGCGAAGCGCGCAAGACCGGCATCGGCATGGTGTTCCAGCATTTCTCGCTGTTCGAAGCGCTGACCGTCGCCGAGAATATCGCGCTCTCGCTTGACGCGAATATCCCACTTTCAAAGATCGCACAGGAAGCGGAGCAACTATCGAAAGCTTATGGGCTGCCGCTTGATCCCAATTCGCATGTTGCCGATCTCTCGGTCGGCGAGCGCCAGCGTATCGAGATTGTCCGCGCGCTGCTGCAGAACCCGAAACTCATCATCCTTGACGAGCCGACCTCGGTGCTGACGCCGCAGGAGGCCGACAAGCTGTTCGAAACACTGATGAAGCTGAAGGCCGAGGGGCGTTCTGTGCTCTATATCAGCCACCGGCTCGAAGAGGTGCAGCGGATCTGCGACAAGGCGACCGTGCTGCGCCACGGCAAGGTCACGGGCGCCTGCGACCCGCGGCAGGAAACGCCAGCATCGCTGGCGCGCATGATGGTGGGTTCGAACGTCGCGGCGGTCGAAAAGACCGTTTCGGATGCCAGTGGCCCGATCGGGCTGGAAACGCGGTCGCTCAGTGCTGCGGGGCGTTCGCCCTTCGCGGTTGCTCTCAAGAATGTGTCGCTCGATGTTCATGCCGGCGAGGTCCTGGCGATTGCCGGTGTCGCGGGCAACGGGCAGGGCGAGCTTTTCGATGTGCTCTCCGGAGAATATACCGTGCCCGACAACGACGCCGTGAAAATTCGCGGCACGTCCGTCGGCCGGGCCGGCATCTCGGCGCGTCGGCTGCTGGGCGCCGCCTTCGTGCCCGAGGAACGCCATGGTCACGGCGCGGTGACCGCCATGAGCCTCTCCGACAACATGGTCCTGTCGCGCAATGTGTCGGACCGGAAAGCGTTCCTGGCCGGCGGAGCACTTAGGATCATCCGGTCATCGACGATCAAGGCGGCCACCAAGCGCATCTGCGAGGCGATGGATGTGCGCAAGAGCGGCGAAGATCCGGCGGCGGGCTCGCTCTCGGGTGGCAATCTGCAGAAATTCATCGTCGGCCGCGAACTCGACAGGCAGCCAAACGTGATGGTGGTCAACCAGCCGACCTGGGGCGTGGATGCAGGTGCCGCAAGCCGCATTCGCCAGGCGCTGGTCGATCTGGCGAAGGCGGGTTCGGCGGTGCTGGTGATCAGCCAGGACCTCGACGAGATTTTCGAGGTCGCCACCCATGTCGCGGTCATCCATGACGGCAAGCTCTCGACGGTGTATCCCGCGGCAGAGATGGACCGCGAGAAAATCGGCCTGCTGATGGGCGGCATGGACGCGCACCGGGAGCCGGTCAATGCACATTGA
- a CDS encoding quinone oxidoreductase, protein MKSRAILIRSYGGPEVLELAEIDVPLPGPGEVQIHHTAIGLNFADTYYRTGLYKPAGGLPFVAGSEGAGTVVAVGEGVDDFRIGDRVAYPNNDGAYCDYRNIRASALVALPDDIPFEVAAAMMTKGMTVEFLLNRTYQVGPETVLLWHAAAGGVGLIACQWAKALGATVIGTAGSADKVKLALEHGCDHVINYREEDFAARVKELTAGKGVDVVYDSVGKDTFPMSLDCLKPRGLWVTFGNASGPVEPLAPLVLLQKGSLFMTRPTLGHYIATRQELNKCAEALFAIVRGNKVVINVNQTYPLADAARAHADLEARRTSGTTLLIP, encoded by the coding sequence ATGAAAAGCAGGGCAATTCTCATCCGCAGCTATGGCGGCCCCGAAGTGTTGGAGTTGGCCGAGATCGACGTACCGCTTCCCGGTCCGGGCGAGGTGCAGATCCATCACACCGCGATCGGTCTGAATTTCGCCGACACTTACTATCGCACCGGTCTCTACAAGCCGGCCGGCGGCTTGCCCTTCGTCGCGGGCAGCGAAGGTGCCGGCACCGTCGTCGCTGTGGGCGAGGGGGTGGACGACTTCCGCATCGGCGACCGGGTCGCCTATCCCAACAACGACGGCGCCTATTGCGACTATCGCAATATCCGCGCGAGCGCCCTGGTGGCGCTGCCCGACGACATTCCTTTCGAAGTCGCCGCCGCGATGATGACCAAGGGTATGACCGTGGAGTTCCTGCTCAACCGTACCTATCAGGTGGGGCCCGAAACGGTCCTGCTCTGGCATGCGGCCGCCGGCGGCGTCGGCCTTATTGCCTGCCAATGGGCCAAGGCTCTGGGTGCCACAGTGATCGGAACGGCCGGCAGCGCGGACAAGGTCAAGCTGGCGCTGGAGCATGGCTGCGACCACGTGATCAATTATCGCGAGGAGGACTTCGCCGCGCGCGTCAAGGAACTGACCGCCGGCAAGGGCGTGGACGTGGTCTACGACTCGGTCGGCAAGGATACGTTCCCGATGTCGCTGGATTGCCTCAAGCCGCGCGGTCTCTGGGTCACGTTCGGCAATGCATCGGGACCGGTCGAGCCGCTTGCACCATTGGTTCTTCTTCAGAAGGGTTCGCTTTTCATGACGCGGCCGACGCTCGGCCACTATATCGCGACGCGGCAAGAGCTTAACAAATGTGCAGAGGCGCTTTTTGCTATTGTGCGAGGCAACAAAGTGGTTATCAATGTCAACCAGACCTACCCATTGGCCGACGCCGCAAGAGCGCATGCCGATCTGGAGGCAAGAAGAACGAGTGGAACAACATTGCTGATACCCTAA